Proteins found in one Oribacterium sp. oral taxon 102 genomic segment:
- the mutL gene encoding DNA mismatch repair endonuclease MutL yields the protein MIRVLSEETINQIAAGEVIERPLSIVKELLENAIDAGASAVSVEIREGGIALIRVTDNGSGMEREEVRTAFLRHATSKIREAADLESIHTLGFRGEALASIASVAKVELITKKQGELLAAHYRIEGGAEKELSEIGAPDGTTMLVRELFFNVPARRKFLKSAPTEAARIQDIIEKEALAHPEVAFRFTQDGKQKLATLGNGSLMDVIYAIYGRDVAVQLLTVKQSYLPAELSGLPQITVRGFVGRPATNRSNRNFEIYFVNGRFVKNPLLTKAIEDGYRAFLMQHKFPFTVLLLDLSPKLVDVNVHPQKLEVRFADGLSVYNSVVDAVQQALRESELVVNTDLEQPREESGAVPKLQPFEPFETKRAEVLRPQYEERLHASLPEAAFPGEDIRCSGSSSELQIRETSFASGDSAPEHFAMCNNAAPAAEASPAEQTAGAASYHYRKTGVLRERAEGGRSFGSASAVRGSGFSLQDFRPEDKGSEKPEGKEGRAVSEEEKPLTGKQETMFQERFLSEKARLQHRIIGQVFETYWLIEYGEKLYIIDQHAAHEKVYFERMMHRLQEKQPVSQYLNPPILLSLSGAEAQLLREYQSYFSGFGYEIRDLGGRDFSISAIPADLPELEKRELLLELLDELSEESAAATAESIYHRIATMSCKAAVKGNHRLSLLEADALISELLTLENPYACPHGRPTIISMSKQELEKKFKRIV from the coding sequence ATGATTCGGGTTTTAAGCGAGGAAACGATCAATCAGATCGCAGCGGGAGAGGTGATCGAGCGTCCCCTCAGTATCGTGAAGGAGCTGCTGGAAAACGCGATCGACGCGGGAGCAAGCGCCGTCTCTGTTGAGATCCGGGAGGGCGGCATCGCACTGATCCGGGTTACGGACAACGGCTCCGGTATGGAGAGGGAGGAGGTGCGAACCGCCTTCCTTCGCCATGCGACCAGTAAGATCCGGGAGGCAGCGGATCTGGAGAGCATTCATACGCTGGGCTTCCGCGGAGAGGCACTTGCCTCCATCGCGTCCGTGGCGAAGGTGGAGCTCATCACGAAGAAGCAGGGAGAGCTGCTTGCCGCGCATTATCGGATCGAGGGCGGAGCGGAGAAGGAGCTTTCGGAGATCGGCGCACCGGATGGTACGACGATGCTGGTACGAGAGCTTTTCTTCAATGTTCCGGCGCGCCGGAAATTCCTGAAATCGGCGCCCACCGAGGCGGCGCGGATACAGGATATCATCGAGAAGGAAGCACTGGCGCATCCGGAGGTCGCGTTCCGCTTCACGCAGGACGGGAAGCAGAAGCTCGCAACGCTGGGAAACGGTTCGCTCATGGATGTAATCTATGCGATCTACGGACGGGATGTGGCCGTTCAGCTCCTGACCGTGAAGCAGTCCTATCTTCCGGCGGAATTGAGCGGACTGCCGCAGATCACGGTGCGGGGCTTCGTCGGGAGACCGGCGACGAACCGCTCGAACCGAAACTTCGAAATCTATTTCGTAAACGGCCGCTTCGTGAAAAATCCGCTCCTGACCAAGGCAATCGAGGACGGCTACCGTGCCTTCCTGATGCAGCACAAATTCCCGTTCACCGTGCTGCTTCTCGATCTCAGCCCGAAGCTCGTGGATGTCAACGTGCATCCGCAGAAGCTGGAGGTGCGCTTCGCCGATGGGCTCAGCGTCTACAATTCCGTGGTGGATGCGGTACAGCAGGCGCTGCGGGAGTCGGAGCTGGTCGTGAATACCGATCTGGAGCAGCCGAGGGAGGAGAGCGGTGCTGTACCGAAGCTGCAGCCGTTCGAGCCCTTTGAGACGAAGAGAGCAGAAGTGCTGCGTCCGCAGTATGAGGAGCGGCTCCATGCGAGCCTGCCGGAGGCGGCATTCCCCGGAGAGGACATCCGCTGCAGCGGGAGCAGCAGCGAGCTGCAGATCCGGGAGACATCGTTCGCTTCGGGCGATTCGGCTCCGGAGCATTTTGCCATGTGTAACAATGCTGCTCCGGCGGCGGAAGCCTCCCCCGCGGAGCAGACTGCGGGGGCAGCCTCCTACCATTACAGAAAAACAGGCGTGCTTCGGGAGAGAGCAGAAGGCGGCAGATCCTTCGGCAGCGCTTCGGCAGTGCGAGGAAGCGGATTTTCTCTGCAGGATTTCCGACCGGAGGACAAAGGTTCAGAGAAGCCGGAAGGGAAAGAGGGCAGGGCAGTGTCGGAGGAGGAAAAGCCGCTTACGGGGAAGCAGGAGACAATGTTTCAGGAACGCTTCCTTTCCGAAAAGGCACGGCTTCAGCACCGCATCATCGGGCAGGTCTTCGAGACCTACTGGCTGATCGAATACGGAGAGAAGCTCTATATCATCGATCAGCATGCAGCACATGAGAAGGTCTATTTTGAACGGATGATGCACCGTCTTCAGGAGAAGCAGCCGGTCTCCCAGTACCTGAATCCGCCGATTCTCCTGAGCTTAAGCGGCGCGGAGGCGCAGCTGCTTCGGGAGTATCAGTCGTATTTCAGCGGCTTCGGCTATGAGATCCGGGACCTCGGAGGACGGGATTTCAGCATCTCCGCGATTCCGGCGGATCTGCCGGAGCTTGAGAAAAGGGAGCTTCTGCTGGAGCTTCTGGACGAGCTTAGCGAGGAGAGTGCGGCGGCGACAGCAGAGTCAATCTACCATCGGATCGCGACGATGTCCTGCAAGGCAGCCGTCAAGGGCAACCATCGCTTGAGCCTTCTGGAGGCGGATGCACTGATCTCGGAGCTGCTCACACTGGAGAATCCCTATGCCTGTCCGCATGGCAGGCCGACCATCATTTCCATGTCGAAGCAGGAGCTGGAGAAGAAATTCAAACGGATTGTCTGA
- the miaA gene encoding tRNA (adenosine(37)-N6)-dimethylallyltransferase MiaA — translation MDSEQKKKPLLIIGGPTGVGKTALSVELARRLSGECISADSVQVYKGLDIGSAKASPAEMQGILHHLIDILEPTEHYDAVRFQQMAGKAAAEIHARKHLPILVGGTGFYIQALLYGIDFSEEPEERQRELRQQLEAEAGEPDGALRLHARLSRIDPESAEKIHPHNIRRVLRALEYYELHQRPISMHNAEERAREAVYDAAFFVLTDERERLYARIDQRVERMLSEGLLAETEGLYARGFRSTDPGMQGIGYRELLLFLEGKCSLPDAVEAIKRHSRNYAKRQLSWFRRERAVSWIDISKFDYEKDRIAGWITDKCMKKWA, via the coding sequence ATGGACTCTGAACAGAAGAAAAAACCGCTTTTGATCATAGGGGGACCTACAGGCGTCGGAAAGACTGCGCTCTCTGTCGAGCTTGCGAGGCGGCTCTCCGGAGAGTGCATCTCTGCGGATTCGGTACAGGTTTACAAGGGGCTCGATATCGGGAGTGCCAAGGCATCTCCTGCGGAAATGCAGGGGATTTTGCATCATCTGATCGACATACTGGAGCCGACGGAGCACTATGATGCCGTCCGCTTCCAGCAGATGGCGGGGAAGGCGGCAGCGGAGATCCATGCGAGAAAGCACCTGCCGATCCTCGTCGGCGGTACAGGCTTCTACATTCAGGCGCTGCTCTACGGCATCGATTTTTCCGAGGAGCCGGAGGAGCGGCAGCGGGAGCTCCGACAGCAGCTCGAGGCGGAGGCGGGGGAGCCGGACGGCGCGCTCCGTCTCCATGCGCGGCTTTCCCGTATAGATCCGGAAAGCGCGGAGAAGATTCATCCGCACAATATCCGGAGAGTACTGCGGGCGCTGGAGTATTACGAGCTGCATCAGCGTCCGATCTCTATGCACAATGCGGAGGAACGCGCCAGAGAAGCGGTTTACGACGCGGCGTTCTTCGTACTGACAGATGAGCGGGAGCGGCTCTATGCACGGATCGACCAAAGGGTCGAGCGGATGCTCTCAGAGGGGCTTCTGGCAGAGACGGAGGGGCTCTATGCCCGCGGCTTCCGGAGCACGGATCCGGGGATGCAGGGGATCGGCTATCGGGAGCTCCTTCTTTTCCTTGAGGGGAAGTGCAGCCTTCCTGATGCGGTCGAGGCGATCAAGCGGCATTCCCGGAATTATGCCAAGCGGCAGCTTAGCTGGTTTCGCAGGGAAAGGGCGGTCAGCTGGATTGATATTTCAAAATTTGATTATGAAAAGGACAGAATAGCAGGATGGATAACAGACAAATGTATGAAGAAATGGGCATAA